Genomic window (Allostreptomyces psammosilenae):
GGTTGATCATGTTCTGCTGCGTCAACAGCCCCATCAGCCCGCCGGCGAGTGCCGCGATGTTGGCCCCCGTGTCCCCGAATCCCAGGAATCGGGGAGCCGCCTCGTTCTTCGCGTGCGGCAGGAGGCGCGCCACCATCTCCTCCACCACCGCGGCAGCCCCCAGAGTCTGCTGGGGAAGGTCGTCGACCAGGGCGTCCCGCAGTTGCTCCGGCCGAAGCCGGAGACCGGCAAAGACCTCCTCCCCCAGCTTGAAATCCACCCCCGCTTCCAGGACCCGCGCCAGCAGCGCCAGGACCTCCGTCCGGTTCTCCGGCGTCAGCACCGCCCCCAAGGGGCCAACCGGCCGCTCCGAAGCGGCAGCGGAGCGCGGCGTTGGAACGTCGGAGAGCAAGCGGATCGCGTCCATCAGGGCATCCCTCCAGACCAGGTGGTCTCCTGCGCAGCCCTGGCATCCAAGGGCCGCACCATGAGGAAACCGCCTGGTCCGCCCGCTGAGGACGGCCTCGGACGCACCGCGCACACCCCGTGCGGATCCCGCACACCCTGTGCAACCGCGCGCCTCTGCCGCGCCCGCCCACGGCGCCCCTACCGTGAGCAATCTCCCAGCCCGCCGGAGAACTGATGCCGCCTGAACCCACCCCACCGCAGCCGGCCCTCCTGCGACCGGTAGACGTCGGGGCGGTCATCCGCGGCGCACGCGCCGCCGCGCGCCTCACCCAGCGCCAGCTCGGCCAGCGCTGCGGTTACTCCGCCTCCGCGATCAGCCGCATCGAGTCTGGCGACACGCACCCCAACTGGGACACCCTCCGTCGGATCGCCCACGCACTGGACATCCCCGCCACCGACCTGGGCCTCCCCACCCCGCCCCTCGGCCCGCCACCACCCACGACACGGCCGCGCCCCACCGCCAGCCCACCGACGAGGATTAAGGTGGCCAGCGGACTGGCCGCCCCCCGGCAGCAGGAGGACGACGTGCGACGCAGGAACCTACTGGCGGGCGCCCTCGGTATCAGCGCCGCCCACCTCCTGCCCCACCCCGCCTCCGCCGCGTCCCAGCCAACAACCACTAGCTCAGCGACCGCCCTGGAACACGTCCTGTTCCAACCCACCCCGACCGAGCCGCTCCCCCTCCAGCGGCTCGTCGCCGCGCTGACCGCCGCACGCGCCGACTTCCGCGCCGCCCGCTACGCCGACTTCGCAGCCCACCTGCCCGCCCTCATCGCGGCCGCGGAGTCCACCCGCGCGGCCGCCCCGCACGGCCGAACCCGCGAGCAGGCCGCCGCCTGCGTCGCCCGCGCCTACGTCCTGGCCACCGAACTGGCCATCAAATCGCACGCGGACCTCGCCTGGGCCACCGCCGACCGCGCCCTGACCGCGGCCCGCGCCAGCGCCCAGACCGCCCCGATCGCCGAAGCCGCCCGCGTCCTGGCCATCACCATGCGGCGCGCCGGGCGCCCCAACAGCGCCGTCGACCTCCTCGTCCACACCGCCACCACCATCGCCCCCGACCACGGCAACCCCCACCCCGCAGACCTCGCCGCCCGCACCACCCTCCTCCTCACCGCCGCCTACAGCGCAGCCGCCGCCGGCGACCGCACCGCCGCCCTCACCCTCGCCGACGAAGCCGAGCAGACCACCCACCGCATCCCGAGAGGCCGGCAAC
Coding sequences:
- a CDS encoding helix-turn-helix domain-containing protein, with translation MPPEPTPPQPALLRPVDVGAVIRGARAAARLTQRQLGQRCGYSASAISRIESGDTHPNWDTLRRIAHALDIPATDLGLPTPPLGPPPPTTRPRPTASPPTRIKVASGLAAPRQQEDDVRRRNLLAGALGISAAHLLPHPASAASQPTTTSSATALEHVLFQPTPTEPLPLQRLVAALTAARADFRAARYADFAAHLPALIAAAESTRAAAPHGRTREQAAACVARAYVLATELAIKSHADLAWATADRALTAARASAQTAPIAEAARVLAITMRRAGRPNSAVDLLVHTATTIAPDHGNPHPADLAARTTLLLTAAYSAAAAGDRTAALTLADEAEQTTHRIPRGRQPDLYAVEATPAQCDLYRIGIHTTLGTPDEAVPHATHLTPADFPTIERRARFHTDTARMWHALGDPTRTLAALRAIERDAPEEVRRPSIQALTANLLYAPTSLPGLKEFAHRTGALPA